A window of the Hordeum vulgare subsp. vulgare chromosome 5H, MorexV3_pseudomolecules_assembly, whole genome shotgun sequence genome harbors these coding sequences:
- the LOC123397591 gene encoding glucan endo-1,3-beta-glucosidase 5: MVMGWWSSSAAMWLLAVAVAFALALRAEALAANWGTRVLHPLPGDITVQLLKDNGFDKVKLFEADPAALKALGHSGIQVMLGLPNELLATVARDVAAAEQWVQHNVSHYVSDYGVDIRFVAVGNEPFLKSYKGQFEAATLPATRNVQAALVKAGLSRQVRVTVPLNADVYESLDGRPSSGDFRPDITGLMTSLVRFLLDSGGVLAINIYPFLSMDADANFPRDYAFFPAPGAPPSQASVQDGNVLYTNVFDANYDTLVAALDKHGLGNITVVVGEIGWPTDGDANANAAAAQRFNQGLFDRILAGKGTPRRPQMPDVYVFALLDEDAKSVDPGNFERHWGVFNYDGSPKYALRLANGRGVVPAKGVRYLSKQWCVLRPDASPTDPAIVGAVGYACQYADCTSLSPGSSCAGLDVRGNVSYAFNQFFQSASQQKGSCGFNNLSMVTTTDPSQGTCRFKIMIDTGRHDLSHQDGSGAARAAAAWGVVAAVLALLAIVAL, from the exons ATGGTTAtggggtggtggtcgtcgtcggcgGCGATGTGGCTGCTCGCTGTAGCTGTCGCATTCGCATTGGCATTGAGGGCGGAGGCGCTGGCGGCCAACTGGGGCACGCGGGTGCTGCACCCGCTCCCCGGCGACATCACCGTGCAGCTGCTCAAGGACAACGGCTTCGACAAGGTGAAGCTCTTCGAGGCCGACCCTGCGGCGCTCAAGGCTCTGGGACACTCCGGCATCCAGGTCATGCTCGGCCTCCCCAACGAGCTGCTCGCCACCGTCGCCCGGGACGTCGCCGCCGCCGAGCAGTGGGTGCAGCACAACGTCTCTCACTACGTCTCCGACTACGGCGTAGACATCCG GTTCGTGGCGGTGGGCAACGAGCCGTTCCTCAAGTCGTACAAGGGGCAGTTCGAGGCGGCGACGCTCCCGGCGACGCGCAACGTGCAGGCGGCGCTGGTCAAGGCCGGGCTGTCCCGGCAGGTGCGCGTCACCGTCCCGCTCAACGCCGACGTCTACGAATCGCTGGACGGCCGCCCCTCGTCCGGCGACTTCCGGCCGGACATCACGGGCCTCATGACCAGCCTCGTCCGCTTCCTCCTCGACAGCGGCGGCGTCCTCGCCATCAACATCTACCCCTTCCTCTCCATGGACGCGGACGCCAACTTCCCGCGCGACTACGCCTTCTTCCCGGCCccaggggcgccaccctcccaggCCAGCGTGCAGGATGGCAACGTGCTCTACACCAACGTCTTCGACGCCAACTACGACACGCTCGTCGCCGCGCTCGACAAGCACGGCCTGGGCAACATCACCGTCGTCGTCGGCGAGATCGGATGGCCCACCGACGGCGACGCCAACGCCAACGCCGCCGCCGCGCAGAGGTTCAACCAGGGCCTCTTCGACCGCATCCTCGCCGGCAAGGGCACCCCGCGCCGGCCCCAGATGCCCGACGTCTACGTCTTCGCGCTGCTCGACGAGGACGCCAAGAGCGTCGACCCGGGCAACTTCGAGCGTCACTGGGGCGTCTTCAACTACGACGGCTCGCCCAAGTACGCGCTCCGCCTCGCCAACGGCCGCGGCGTCGTGCCGGCCAAGGGTGTCAGGTACCTCTCCAAGCAGTGGTGCGTGCTCCGGCCAGACGCCAGCCCCACCGACCCGGCCATCGTCGGCGCCGTCGGGTACGCGTGCCAGTACGCCGACTGCACAAGCCTGAGCCCCGGGTCGTCGTGCGCCGGCCTCGACGTGCGGGGCAACGTGTCCTACGCCTTCAACCAGTTCTTCCAGTCCGCCAGCCAGCAGAAGGGGTCATGCGGCTTCAACAACCTCTCCATGGTCACCACCACCGACCCGTCGCAGGGCACATGCCGCTTCAAGATCATGATCGACACCGGACGACACGACCTCAGCCATCAAGACGGCTCCGGCGCAGCAAGGGCCGCCGCCGCGTGGGGCGTCGTCGCCGCCGTGCTCGCGTTGCTCGCCATCGTGGCGCTCTGA